In the Streptomyces sp. NBC_00525 genome, one interval contains:
- a CDS encoding AzlD domain-containing protein: protein MNVWIAIALTFVGCYLAKLLGLLVPAGALERPLVQRLAALLPVALLAALTAQQTFGDGQQLTLDARGAGLAAAALALVLRAPFLVVVGAAVAVTAGVRALG, encoded by the coding sequence GTGAACGTCTGGATCGCCATCGCCCTGACCTTCGTCGGCTGCTACCTCGCCAAGCTCCTCGGACTCCTGGTCCCGGCCGGAGCCCTGGAACGCCCGCTCGTACAGCGCCTCGCCGCCCTGCTGCCCGTGGCCCTGCTGGCGGCCCTCACCGCCCAGCAGACCTTCGGCGACGGACAGCAGCTGACCCTGGACGCCAGGGGCGCGGGGCTGGCCGCGGCGGCGCTCGCCCTCGTCCTGCGCGCCCCCTTCCTGGTGGTCGTGGGCGCGGCCGTGGCCGTCACCGCCGGGGTGCGCGCGCTGGGATGA
- a CDS encoding fatty acyl-AMP ligase: MRVAQGFRGFPELLADRAERHPGRQAVLEISPGEDRAVRAESTYAGLLQDAQGVAAALSARYPAGSRILIVHESGVSFATAFLGCLLAGLVAVPAPSPAGYRRQQSRLAGIVRHSGAHAVLCDASHRPDVADWLADNGLAGTDLLVPESFPASGDRVPASVSAARAEDPAYLQYTSGSTGRPKGVIITHRNLMSNVAHFAACVDAGEGTRCGGWLPMYHDFGLIAHLAVPLFLGGTSVLMAPSVFLRHPVRWLTAVDRYDLHLSGGPDFAYDLCLRKITDEQIAALDLSRWRHAVNGSEPIRASVLAAFTDRFAAAGFRPEAMSPGYGLAETTLAATLSPRGERPVVTQVDAGALARHRFVPLTGTAAGDAGAVRRVVASGFWSSERGVVVDPHTAAVVPDGHVGEIWVRGASVSPGYWNDPEATAGVFDAVTADGTGGFLRTGDLGSVWDGQLYVTGRIKEMLIAHGRKLYPQDIEDVVRTAHPSLAAGVGAAFRLEESGPETPDEIAVVQECRGGLIGSEGAEAVAGAVRRRVREEFAVALAAVVLVRPGTVERTTSGKIQRGAMARALRDGTLRGVVLDSRTGTASGMPSAASGPALDAAPAAGTTA, translated from the coding sequence ATGCGTGTGGCGCAGGGCTTTAGAGGATTCCCCGAGCTGCTGGCCGACCGGGCTGAGCGGCACCCCGGGCGTCAGGCGGTTCTGGAGATCTCGCCCGGTGAGGACCGCGCCGTCCGGGCGGAGTCGACGTACGCGGGGTTGCTGCAGGACGCGCAGGGCGTCGCGGCGGCCCTGTCGGCCCGGTACCCGGCCGGCTCCCGAATCCTGATCGTCCACGAGTCCGGGGTGTCCTTCGCCACCGCTTTCCTCGGGTGCCTGCTGGCCGGGCTGGTCGCGGTTCCGGCGCCCTCGCCGGCCGGCTACCGGCGCCAGCAGAGCCGACTCGCCGGGATCGTACGGCACAGCGGCGCGCACGCGGTGCTGTGCGACGCCTCGCACCGGCCGGACGTCGCCGACTGGCTCGCAGACAACGGACTGGCCGGTACGGACCTGCTGGTGCCGGAGTCGTTCCCGGCCTCCGGGGACCGGGTGCCCGCATCCGTGTCCGCTGCGAGGGCCGAGGACCCCGCGTACCTCCAGTACACCTCGGGCAGTACGGGCAGGCCGAAGGGGGTGATCATCACCCACCGGAACCTGATGAGCAATGTGGCCCACTTCGCCGCATGCGTCGACGCCGGGGAGGGAACGCGCTGCGGTGGGTGGCTGCCCATGTACCACGACTTCGGGCTCATCGCGCACCTCGCCGTCCCCCTGTTCCTCGGCGGCACGTCCGTGCTGATGGCACCGTCCGTCTTCCTTCGCCACCCCGTGCGGTGGCTGACGGCGGTCGACCGGTACGACCTCCATCTGTCCGGTGGCCCCGACTTCGCCTACGACCTCTGCCTGCGCAAGATCACGGACGAGCAGATCGCGGCCCTGGATCTCTCGCGCTGGCGGCACGCGGTGAACGGCTCGGAGCCGATACGCGCGTCCGTCCTCGCCGCGTTCACCGACCGGTTCGCGGCGGCGGGTTTCCGTCCGGAGGCCATGTCTCCCGGCTACGGGCTCGCCGAGACCACCTTGGCGGCCACGCTCTCCCCCAGAGGTGAACGACCGGTCGTCACACAGGTCGACGCCGGCGCGCTCGCCCGGCACCGCTTCGTGCCACTGACCGGCACCGCGGCCGGCGACGCCGGGGCGGTTCGCCGGGTCGTGGCGAGCGGATTCTGGTCGTCCGAGAGGGGCGTCGTCGTCGATCCGCACACCGCGGCCGTGGTCCCGGACGGCCACGTCGGCGAGATCTGGGTGCGGGGCGCGAGCGTGTCACCGGGCTACTGGAACGACCCCGAGGCCACCGCAGGCGTCTTCGACGCCGTGACCGCCGACGGCACCGGAGGCTTCTTGCGCACCGGGGACCTCGGCAGCGTGTGGGACGGGCAGTTGTACGTCACCGGGCGGATCAAGGAAATGCTGATCGCCCATGGCCGCAAGCTGTATCCGCAGGACATCGAGGACGTGGTGCGTACGGCGCACCCGTCGCTCGCGGCGGGCGTGGGCGCGGCCTTCCGGCTTGAGGAAAGCGGGCCCGAAACGCCCGACGAGATCGCCGTCGTGCAGGAGTGCCGCGGCGGCCTCATCGGTTCCGAGGGGGCGGAGGCGGTGGCCGGCGCGGTCCGCCGACGTGTCCGGGAGGAGTTCGCCGTGGCGCTGGCCGCCGTCGTCCTCGTACGGCCCGGCACGGTGGAGCGCACCACGAGCGGCAAGATCCAGCGCGGCGCCATGGCACGGGCGCTGCGGGACGGAACACTGCGCGGCGTGGTGCTCGACAGCCGTACGGGCACCGCCTCCGGCATGCCGTCCGCGGCCTCCGGGCCCGCCCTGGACGCGGCGCCGGCCGCCGGAACGACCGCGTGA
- a CDS encoding acyl-CoA dehydrogenase family protein: protein MNAPATPLPPAPADGPAASLGEWLGDPRDPSRPFSYAASARWDRAEEFPAAAVRTLDEWGLGRHYVPAAHGGSLSRLDVLLDLVRVVARRDLTVAVAHTKTFLGSVCVWAAGTPEQTRALAGHVLAGAPVAWGLTERPHGSDLTADEFSAVRTGDGGYTLDGEKWLINNGTRSDLVCLLARTGEGRGPRDLSLLLLDKRRNEPGAVRSTPKIPTHGIRGADISGFTCRRARALPGALVGAEGTGLETVLRVLPVTRAVCTALSLGAADHALDLATEFAEERELYGRRVVELGRPARLLGQAYALAYAGEAVSRVLGRAAQCLPRELPVMSAVAKAVVPSAVDELIGHCAEVLGARSFLDGAYADGRFQKLERDHRIVGIFDGSTVVNRHALIRQFPTLVRAHGNGTVDAPALAAITDPSAPMPDLDLTRLGLVSSGGCGIVQGLGAAVARLRERAADRPAGLRLTELARSLLSARDALHEEMAALGGLAGKDVPPHAFDLARRYEWCFTAAAAVHLWSAGRDDSPGEAGPRPAPYGDEDLRLEAVLTLALPRVHRPVLPGEASDPVPGGAGDVFERLLTSVRRVRAGTREAGVPGSVPRDGTAQPELTPERTT, encoded by the coding sequence GTGAACGCCCCCGCCACGCCCCTGCCCCCGGCGCCTGCGGACGGCCCGGCCGCGTCTCTCGGCGAATGGCTCGGCGACCCCCGCGATCCGTCCCGGCCCTTCTCGTACGCGGCCAGTGCCCGCTGGGACCGGGCGGAGGAGTTCCCCGCCGCCGCCGTCCGGACCCTGGACGAGTGGGGACTCGGCCGTCACTACGTACCCGCCGCGCACGGCGGATCGCTCAGCCGGCTCGACGTGCTGCTGGACCTCGTACGGGTGGTGGCCCGCAGGGACCTGACCGTGGCCGTCGCACACACGAAGACGTTCCTGGGAAGCGTGTGCGTCTGGGCGGCGGGCACCCCTGAGCAGACCCGCGCCCTCGCCGGGCACGTGCTGGCGGGCGCTCCCGTCGCCTGGGGGCTCACGGAACGGCCGCACGGGAGCGACCTGACGGCGGACGAGTTCTCCGCGGTGCGCACCGGGGACGGCGGCTACACCCTGGACGGGGAGAAGTGGCTGATCAACAACGGCACCCGGTCGGATCTGGTCTGTCTGCTGGCACGCACCGGTGAGGGGAGGGGCCCCCGCGACCTGAGCCTGCTCCTGCTCGACAAGCGCCGCAACGAGCCCGGCGCCGTCCGGAGCACGCCGAAGATCCCCACCCACGGGATTCGCGGCGCCGACATCAGCGGCTTCACCTGCCGCCGGGCACGCGCTCTGCCCGGCGCGCTCGTCGGCGCCGAGGGCACGGGCCTGGAGACCGTGCTGAGGGTCCTGCCGGTCACCCGCGCGGTGTGCACGGCCCTCTCCCTGGGCGCGGCCGACCACGCCCTCGATCTGGCGACGGAGTTCGCCGAGGAACGAGAGCTCTACGGCCGCCGTGTGGTCGAACTCGGCCGACCCGCCCGGCTGCTCGGGCAGGCGTATGCCCTGGCGTACGCCGGTGAGGCGGTCAGCCGTGTCCTGGGACGGGCGGCGCAGTGCCTTCCCCGAGAGCTCCCGGTGATGTCGGCCGTCGCGAAGGCCGTGGTGCCGTCCGCGGTGGACGAGCTCATCGGCCACTGCGCCGAGGTCCTCGGCGCCCGGAGCTTCCTGGACGGCGCCTACGCGGACGGGCGGTTCCAGAAGCTGGAACGTGACCACCGCATCGTCGGCATCTTCGACGGCAGCACGGTCGTCAACCGGCACGCCCTCATCCGGCAGTTCCCGACCCTGGTCCGTGCGCACGGGAACGGGACCGTCGACGCCCCGGCCCTCGCGGCAATCACCGACCCCTCCGCCCCGATGCCGGACCTTGACCTCACCCGGCTCGGCCTCGTCTCCTCCGGCGGGTGCGGCATCGTGCAGGGACTCGGTGCGGCCGTGGCCCGGCTGCGCGAACGGGCCGCCGACCGGCCGGCCGGACTCCGGCTGACGGAACTGGCCCGGTCCCTCCTGAGCGCCCGTGACGCGCTGCACGAGGAGATGGCCGCGCTCGGCGGTCTCGCGGGCAAGGACGTGCCGCCGCACGCCTTCGACCTGGCCCGGCGATACGAGTGGTGTTTCACCGCCGCGGCAGCCGTCCACCTGTGGTCGGCCGGCCGGGACGACAGCCCCGGCGAGGCGGGGCCGCGGCCGGCCCCGTACGGCGACGAGGACCTGCGGCTGGAGGCGGTCCTGACCCTGGCGCTGCCTCGGGTCCACCGCCCCGTACTGCCGGGCGAGGCGTCGGACCCGGTGCCCGGCGGTGCCGGTGACGTCTTCGAGCGGCTGCTCACGTCGGTGCGACGGGTCCGCGCCGGGACGCGGGAGGCCGGTGTGCCCGGCTCGGTACCCCGCGACGGTACGGCCCAACCGGAACTCACCCCGGAGAGAACGACATGA
- a CDS encoding acyl carrier protein, translating into MSSNIHPHSQEGLEAWLAEQIATHVGVPSGQILPDVDFADHGLESVSAFVLCGDIETYLDLAIEPTAAWDHPTVRALAQYLRGQLDLRDGPERSGLGSAKDHSGAGS; encoded by the coding sequence TTGTCGAGCAACATCCATCCGCACAGCCAGGAAGGGCTGGAGGCGTGGCTCGCCGAACAGATCGCCACGCATGTCGGTGTCCCGTCCGGTCAGATCCTGCCCGATGTCGACTTCGCCGACCACGGACTGGAATCGGTGTCCGCCTTCGTGCTGTGCGGGGACATAGAGACGTATCTGGACCTGGCCATAGAGCCGACCGCGGCGTGGGACCATCCGACGGTGCGGGCCCTCGCACAGTACCTGCGAGGCCAACTGGACCTGCGCGACGGGCCGGAGCGGAGCGGCCTCGGCTCCGCGAAGGATCACAGCGGAGCCGGTTCGTGA
- a CDS encoding 3-oxoacyl-[acyl-carrier-protein] synthase III C-terminal domain-containing protein, whose protein sequence is MTALREVSAYLPPDRIDIGSLQSRLGLTDAEIKVYRRVFGLREVRHGLDALPGDLLLSAIGGLTSPAGVRERVRYIVQARTMPEVSPYPHSPLDGILAKGEFPNAVPFALTEQACASGLFAVDVCGRLLAEDGDPDGLALVLVGEKAFTQAALQVPGASVNGEAAAAVLVGADGDRDVLLGYATRTYGRFYEFQSRDKESVLEFQRIYAEALGEVLHSAAEQAGTDLSGIALVLPHNVNRISWTRIAKHLGIPLDRLFLDNMALTGHSFCADPFVNLVAARRAGRLRPGDLYLMATVGLGATFSAMAFRH, encoded by the coding sequence GTGACCGCGCTGCGTGAAGTCTCCGCCTACCTGCCGCCGGATCGCATCGACATCGGCAGCCTCCAGAGCAGGCTCGGTCTCACCGACGCGGAAATCAAGGTGTACCGCAGGGTGTTCGGGCTGCGGGAGGTACGTCACGGGCTCGACGCACTGCCCGGTGACCTGCTGCTGTCCGCGATCGGCGGGCTGACCTCGCCGGCCGGTGTGCGCGAGCGCGTCAGGTACATCGTGCAGGCCAGGACCATGCCGGAGGTCTCCCCCTATCCGCACAGCCCGCTGGACGGCATCCTGGCGAAGGGCGAGTTCCCGAACGCCGTTCCCTTCGCGCTCACCGAACAGGCCTGCGCGTCGGGTCTGTTCGCGGTCGACGTGTGCGGCAGGCTGCTGGCCGAGGACGGTGACCCGGACGGCCTCGCGCTCGTCCTGGTGGGTGAGAAGGCCTTCACCCAAGCGGCTCTTCAGGTGCCCGGCGCCAGCGTCAACGGCGAGGCGGCCGCCGCCGTGCTGGTGGGGGCCGACGGCGACCGGGACGTCCTCCTCGGGTACGCCACGCGCACCTACGGCAGGTTCTACGAGTTCCAGTCGCGGGACAAGGAGTCCGTGCTGGAGTTCCAGCGGATCTACGCCGAGGCGCTCGGCGAGGTGCTGCACAGCGCCGCCGAGCAGGCCGGCACCGACCTGTCGGGGATCGCGCTGGTGCTGCCGCACAACGTGAACCGCATCTCCTGGACGCGTATCGCCAAGCACCTCGGCATACCGCTCGACCGGCTGTTCCTCGACAACATGGCCCTGACCGGCCACTCCTTCTGCGCCGACCCGTTCGTCAACCTCGTCGCCGCCCGCAGGGCGGGGCGGCTGCGGCCGGGGGACCTGTACCTCATGGCCACGGTCGGCCTGGGCGCCACCTTCTCCGCCATGGCCTTCCGCCACTGA
- a CDS encoding acyl-CoA dehydrogenase, which yields MRHPDTPRTAEDRGTALARLFGPLQDTTGATGARALLDADEAGAMHAEGERLLDSFGLNAEFVPTALGGRLNDVPELVRVMRVVYGRDACLGLGYGASALMASVNVWTAGDERQRRSLADLLLAGGKVATAYHELPHGNDFSRASFRAVRLPGGDWRLTGRKEVIANARRADAFVLFARTGDAPGARGHSQFLVSRTALDGGRLKDVPRFRTSGLRGVQLGGVEFAECPVPAESVLGDVGMGIETAMRSFQVSRTALPGMWAGGVEAGLVTVLRFVSDRRLYGRRAVDIPLVRRELAECFADLMLCEALVSVAARALHVRPDQTAILAPLTKQYVSGRLLNVMDRLSRVLGAHFYVRDGEHALFQKHLRDLAPVGFGHTGRAACLAAALPLLTVLSRNIRRSGTRHRVAGDGDADLFDLHAPLPPLDFGRLTLRVGQNESLADALRAGPDGTGAPGRAHRAAVALLDRAHEGLAHLGARDVGPGGGAGPADLAEAYSVCLAAGACAGVARHARQGTADPFLSDPAWLTGVLTRAFGAAAPPLDPAVADRFFEELTNRWEAGLSLELSPRPLGM from the coding sequence ATGAGACACCCCGACACTCCGAGAACGGCCGAGGACAGAGGTACGGCCCTGGCCCGCCTCTTCGGGCCGCTCCAGGACACCACCGGCGCCACGGGGGCCCGTGCGCTGCTGGACGCGGACGAGGCCGGGGCCATGCACGCGGAGGGAGAACGCCTGCTCGACTCCTTCGGGTTGAACGCGGAGTTCGTGCCCACCGCCCTCGGCGGCAGGCTGAACGATGTACCCGAGCTCGTCCGCGTCATGCGCGTGGTCTACGGGCGGGACGCCTGCCTCGGGCTCGGCTACGGCGCGAGCGCGCTCATGGCGTCCGTGAACGTATGGACGGCCGGTGACGAGCGGCAGCGCCGGAGCCTGGCCGACCTGCTGCTGGCCGGAGGAAAGGTGGCGACCGCCTACCACGAGCTGCCGCACGGCAACGACTTCTCACGCGCCTCCTTCCGCGCGGTCCGCCTTCCCGGCGGGGACTGGCGGCTGACGGGCAGGAAGGAGGTCATAGCCAACGCCCGCAGGGCCGACGCCTTCGTCCTCTTCGCGCGTACCGGCGACGCTCCGGGCGCCCGCGGCCACAGCCAGTTCCTCGTGTCCCGCACGGCACTGGACGGCGGGCGCCTGAAGGACGTGCCGAGGTTCCGCACATCGGGTCTGCGCGGCGTGCAGCTCGGCGGTGTGGAGTTCGCCGAGTGCCCCGTGCCCGCGGAGAGCGTGCTCGGGGACGTGGGCATGGGCATCGAGACGGCGATGCGCTCGTTCCAAGTGAGCAGGACGGCGTTGCCGGGCATGTGGGCGGGCGGCGTGGAGGCAGGGCTCGTCACCGTTCTGCGCTTCGTGTCCGACCGGCGGCTCTACGGCCGCCGAGCGGTCGACATCCCGCTCGTGCGGCGGGAGCTGGCCGAGTGCTTCGCGGACCTGATGCTCTGCGAGGCTCTGGTGTCGGTGGCGGCGAGAGCACTGCACGTGCGTCCGGACCAGACTGCCATCCTCGCCCCGCTCACCAAGCAGTACGTCTCCGGGCGGCTGCTGAACGTCATGGACCGTCTGTCCCGTGTCCTCGGCGCGCACTTCTACGTACGCGACGGCGAGCACGCGCTGTTCCAGAAACACCTGCGGGACCTCGCACCGGTCGGATTCGGCCACACCGGACGGGCCGCCTGCCTCGCCGCCGCACTACCGCTGCTCACGGTGCTGTCCCGCAACATCCGGCGGTCCGGTACGCGGCACCGGGTGGCCGGGGACGGCGACGCCGACCTGTTCGACCTTCATGCGCCGCTCCCGCCGCTCGACTTCGGCCGCCTGACTCTGCGCGTCGGCCAGAACGAATCCCTGGCCGACGCGCTGCGCGCCGGCCCGGACGGCACCGGCGCGCCGGGCCGTGCGCACCGAGCGGCGGTCGCCCTCCTCGACCGGGCCCACGAAGGGCTCGCACACCTGGGCGCTCGGGACGTCGGGCCGGGCGGCGGTGCCGGACCGGCGGACCTCGCCGAGGCGTACAGCGTCTGCCTGGCCGCCGGAGCGTGCGCGGGGGTGGCGCGGCACGCCCGGCAGGGCACCGCCGACCCGTTCCTGTCGGACCCGGCCTGGCTGACCGGTGTCCTGACCCGCGCGTTCGGGGCAGCCGCGCCGCCGCTCGACCCCGCTGTCGCCGACCGGTTCTTCGAAGAGCTGACGAACCGGTGGGAGGCGGGACTGTCACTGGAGCTCAGCCCCCGCCCGCTCGGCATGTGA
- a CDS encoding AI-2E family transporter, translated as MPSWLPRAMVLALALYACFRLGSWAFDQLIGLLINVLIAFFLALAIEPAVSRMSARGMRRGLATFLVFLVVMIAGAGFVVLLGSMLAGQIVDMVEDFPKYLDSVINWVNQTFHTELSRVEVQDSLLHSDWLQKYVQNSATGVLDVSATVLGGLFRLLTIFLFSFYFAADGPRLRRGLCSVLPPARQAEVLRAWEIAVDKTGGYLYSRGLMALISGIAHYILLAALGVPYAPALAVWVGLVSQFIPTIGTYLAGALPMLIAFTVDPWYALWVLGFVVVYQQFENYMLQPKLTARTVDIHPAVAFGSVIAGTALMGAVGALIAIPAVATLQAFLGAYVKRYDVTDDPRVHGSRPGVRGEPLWSRLRRMRAALAGENGTEPGTGPGTGPGGAPDEPTEPRD; from the coding sequence ATGCCCTCGTGGCTGCCGCGCGCCATGGTCCTCGCCCTCGCGCTCTACGCCTGTTTCCGGCTCGGCAGCTGGGCCTTCGATCAGCTCATCGGCCTGCTGATCAACGTACTGATCGCCTTCTTCCTGGCGCTCGCCATCGAGCCCGCCGTGAGCCGGATGTCGGCTCGGGGCATGCGCCGGGGGCTCGCCACCTTCCTGGTCTTCCTCGTGGTGATGATCGCGGGGGCCGGTTTCGTCGTCCTGCTCGGCTCGATGCTCGCCGGCCAGATCGTGGACATGGTCGAGGACTTCCCGAAGTACCTCGACTCGGTGATCAACTGGGTCAACCAGACCTTCCACACGGAACTCTCCCGCGTCGAGGTCCAGGACAGCCTGCTGCACTCCGACTGGCTGCAGAAGTACGTCCAGAACAGCGCGACCGGTGTCCTCGACGTGTCGGCGACGGTCCTCGGCGGCCTGTTCCGGCTGCTGACGATCTTCCTGTTCTCGTTCTACTTCGCGGCGGACGGGCCCAGGCTGCGCCGGGGGCTGTGCTCGGTGCTGCCGCCGGCCCGCCAGGCCGAGGTGCTGCGGGCCTGGGAGATCGCGGTCGACAAGACGGGCGGCTACCTCTACTCGCGCGGCCTGATGGCGCTCATCTCCGGCATCGCGCACTACATCCTGCTGGCCGCGCTCGGCGTGCCCTACGCACCGGCGCTCGCGGTCTGGGTCGGCCTCGTCTCCCAGTTCATCCCCACGATCGGCACCTACCTCGCCGGTGCCCTGCCGATGCTGATCGCCTTCACCGTCGACCCCTGGTACGCGCTCTGGGTGCTGGGCTTCGTCGTGGTGTATCAGCAGTTCGAGAACTACATGCTCCAGCCGAAGCTGACCGCGAGGACGGTGGACATCCACCCCGCCGTGGCGTTCGGCTCGGTCATCGCGGGCACGGCGCTGATGGGCGCCGTGGGCGCGCTGATCGCGATCCCGGCCGTGGCCACGCTCCAGGCGTTCCTCGGCGCGTACGTGAAGCGGTACGACGTGACGGACGACCCGCGCGTCCACGGCAGCCGCCCCGGAGTACGCGGAGAACCGCTCTGGTCGCGGCTGCGGCGGATGCGGGCCGCCCTCGCGGGCGAGAACGGCACGGAGCCCGGCACGGGGCCCGGCACGGGGCCGGGCGGGGCACCGGACGAACCCACGGAGCCGCGCGACTGA
- the recA gene encoding recombinase RecA, giving the protein MAGTDREKALDAALAQIERQFGKGAVMRLGERPNEPIEVIPTGSTALDVALGVGGLPRGRVVEVYGPESSGKTTLTLHAVANAQRLGGSVAFIDAEHALDPEYAKKLGVDIDSLILSQPDNGEQALEIVDMLVRSGALDLIVIDSVAALVPRAEIEGEMGDSHVGLQARLMSQALRKITSALNQSKTTAIFINQLREKIGVMFGSPETTTGGRALKFYASVRLDIRRIETLKDGTDAVGNRTRVKIVKNKVAPPFKQAEFDILYGQGISREGGLIDMGVEHGFVRKAGAWYTYEGDQLGQGKENARNFLKDNPDLANEIEKKILVKLGVGVRPEDAAEAAAAETAAPAESAAKPATAASKTKPAKAAAAKS; this is encoded by the coding sequence ATGGCAGGAACCGACCGCGAGAAGGCGCTGGACGCCGCACTCGCACAGATTGAACGGCAATTCGGCAAGGGCGCGGTGATGCGCCTGGGCGAGCGGCCGAACGAGCCCATCGAGGTGATTCCCACCGGGTCCACCGCGCTCGACGTCGCGCTCGGCGTCGGCGGCCTGCCGCGCGGCCGCGTGGTGGAGGTGTATGGACCGGAGTCCTCCGGCAAGACGACGCTGACGCTGCACGCCGTGGCGAACGCCCAGCGGCTCGGTGGCTCGGTGGCCTTCATCGACGCGGAGCACGCGCTCGACCCCGAGTACGCGAAGAAGCTCGGCGTCGACATCGACAGCCTCATCCTGTCCCAGCCGGACAACGGTGAGCAGGCCCTCGAGATCGTGGACATGCTGGTCCGCTCGGGCGCCCTCGACCTGATCGTCATCGACTCCGTCGCGGCCCTGGTGCCGCGCGCCGAGATCGAGGGCGAGATGGGCGACTCGCACGTGGGTCTCCAGGCCCGTCTGATGAGCCAGGCGCTCCGGAAGATCACCAGCGCGCTCAACCAGTCCAAGACCACCGCGATCTTCATCAACCAGCTCCGCGAGAAGATCGGTGTGATGTTCGGCTCGCCGGAGACCACCACCGGTGGCCGCGCGCTCAAGTTCTACGCCTCGGTGCGCCTCGACATCCGCCGCATCGAGACACTCAAGGACGGCACCGACGCGGTCGGCAACCGCACCCGCGTCAAGATCGTCAAGAACAAGGTCGCGCCGCCCTTCAAGCAGGCCGAGTTCGACATTCTCTACGGCCAAGGCATCAGCCGTGAGGGCGGCCTCATCGACATGGGCGTGGAGCACGGCTTCGTCCGCAAGGCCGGCGCCTGGTACACGTACGAGGGCGACCAGCTCGGCCAGGGCAAGGAGAACGCGCGCAACTTCCTCAAGGACAACCCCGACCTCGCCAACGAGATCGAGAAGAAGATCCTGGTGAAGCTGGGCGTCGGGGTCCGGCCCGAGGACGCGGCCGAGGCCGCTGCTGCGGAGACGGCGGCTCCGGCCGAGAGCGCGGCGAAGCCTGCGACGGCGGCGAGCAAGACGAAGCCGGCCAAGGCGGCCGCCGCCAAGAGCTGA
- a CDS encoding AzlC family ABC transporter permease, translated as MAEQTAPLRTTGEPADGSTLAAGTKPDAAVVRDALGVGIAVGLSGFAFGVTSAGSGLSLLQTCALSLLVFTGASQFALVGALSAGGNPYTAAAGAFFLGVRNAFYGLRLSQLLALPRPLRPLAAQWVIDETTAVTLPQPTRRAARIGFTVTGLTLYVLWNLTTLVGALGAEALGDTDAWGLDAASPAVFLALLAPMLKSTTERVTAALAVLLALGLLPVLPAGVPVLLSALAAPVVLFLMGRVKGGGTGKSDASDAAPARTEDGR; from the coding sequence GTGGCAGAACAGACAGCACCCCTTCGCACCACCGGCGAACCGGCCGACGGCAGCACCCTCGCGGCCGGAACCAAACCGGACGCGGCCGTCGTACGCGACGCGCTCGGCGTCGGCATAGCCGTCGGCCTCTCCGGCTTCGCCTTCGGCGTCACCTCGGCCGGCTCGGGCCTGAGCCTGCTCCAGACCTGCGCGCTCAGCCTGCTCGTCTTCACCGGAGCCTCCCAGTTCGCCCTGGTCGGCGCGCTCTCCGCCGGGGGCAACCCGTACACCGCGGCCGCCGGTGCCTTCTTCCTCGGCGTACGCAACGCCTTCTACGGGCTGCGCCTCTCCCAGCTGCTCGCCCTGCCGCGCCCCCTGCGCCCGCTCGCCGCCCAGTGGGTCATCGACGAGACGACCGCTGTGACGCTGCCGCAGCCCACCCGGCGGGCCGCGCGGATCGGCTTCACCGTCACCGGGCTCACCCTCTACGTGCTGTGGAACCTGACCACCCTGGTGGGCGCCCTGGGGGCCGAGGCGCTCGGCGACACCGACGCCTGGGGGCTCGACGCGGCGAGCCCGGCCGTCTTCCTGGCCCTGCTCGCCCCGATGCTGAAGTCCACGACGGAGCGTGTGACCGCCGCGCTCGCCGTCCTGCTCGCCCTGGGCCTGCTGCCGGTGCTGCCGGCCGGGGTGCCCGTACTGCTGTCGGCGCTCGCCGCGCCCGTCGTCCTGTTCCTGATGGGACGCGTGAAGGGCGGCGGAACGGGGAAGAGCGATGCGTCGGACGCCGCCCCGGCACGGACGGAGGACGGCCGGTGA
- a CDS encoding DUF3046 domain-containing protein: MRLTIFWERMADHFGAAYADSFARDHVMAELGGRTVHQALAAGWEAKDVWRGVCTAMDVPADKR, translated from the coding sequence ATGCGGTTGACGATTTTCTGGGAACGGATGGCGGACCACTTCGGCGCGGCCTATGCGGACTCCTTCGCCCGCGACCACGTGATGGCCGAACTGGGCGGACGCACGGTCCACCAGGCGCTGGCCGCAGGCTGGGAGGCGAAGGACGTGTGGCGCGGGGTCTGCACCGCGATGGACGTTCCCGCCGACAAGCGCTGA